In Candidatus Chlorohelix allophototropha, one DNA window encodes the following:
- a CDS encoding DNA translocase FtsK, whose product MRSLLDHQADGIEYTLHSHNIEGSVVGGNISPRLIQFHVKLASGVKYSRVTNLADEIALALGVHSCRITRDGYFVKVEVPRPDPVAVQLFPLMRTLPADLPTHSPILGLDENGVPLLVRLTSPDIAHVLISGTTGSGKTALARSMIASLALQNPPEQLRMLLIDPKSRGYKHFNGLPNLVCPVITDPTDGLHRLKWAVRHMEKRDETGVSSPVLAIFIDELADLLMVNGREMEQLVTRITQRGREAGIHLIASTQKPAASVIGGIAKSNFPTRIVGKVVSPEDARVASGVAGSGAEKLMGRGDFLLFSGNISTRLQGAYISNAEMEQTVVHLGGTLEQTRPSRPKRETVVQEEYETPYVPTPNYLSRREIRTETQPAPSYRDYGYDEQAMGVSERFENYQQGIGKRRRVAELKAEYPRMDSNYDYRDEDEEVRTVAKPQPQPARQVDLWDEEKPQPKTVAQPPRPLPRVAPSQPTNPRNYETTRRTSSQ is encoded by the coding sequence ATGCGTTCTCTTTTAGATCACCAAGCTGATGGCATCGAATATACCCTACACTCCCACAATATCGAGGGGAGCGTAGTAGGGGGGAATATTTCGCCGCGCTTAATCCAATTCCACGTGAAATTGGCAAGCGGGGTCAAATATAGCCGTGTGACGAATCTTGCGGATGAAATTGCGCTGGCATTAGGGGTGCATAGTTGCCGTATCACCAGAGATGGTTATTTCGTCAAAGTAGAAGTACCCCGACCCGACCCGGTAGCGGTGCAGCTTTTCCCGTTGATGCGTACCTTGCCTGCCGATTTGCCGACACATTCGCCCATATTGGGGTTGGATGAAAACGGCGTGCCTTTGCTGGTGCGTCTTACTTCGCCGGATATTGCGCATGTGCTTATTAGTGGCACTACCGGAAGCGGCAAAACCGCGTTAGCGCGTAGCATGATTGCCAGCCTTGCCTTGCAGAATCCTCCAGAGCAATTGCGGATGTTGCTGATTGACCCCAAGAGCCGAGGCTACAAGCATTTCAACGGTTTGCCAAATCTGGTTTGCCCGGTAATCACCGACCCCACCGATGGCTTGCATCGCCTGAAGTGGGCGGTTCGCCACATGGAAAAGCGCGATGAAACGGGTGTTAGTAGCCCGGTGCTGGCAATTTTCATTGATGAACTGGCTGACTTACTGATGGTAAACGGGCGCGAGATGGAACAACTGGTAACGCGCATTACCCAACGCGGGCGCGAAGCGGGAATCCACCTGATAGCCAGTACCCAAAAGCCTGCCGCCAGCGTAATCGGGGGCATTGCTAAAAGCAATTTCCCCACTCGGATTGTGGGTAAAGTTGTGTCACCGGAAGATGCGCGAGTCGCCAGCGGTGTGGCGGGTAGCGGCGCAGAGAAATTGATGGGGCGCGGCGATTTTCTGCTTTTCTCCGGCAATATCTCTACTCGTTTACAGGGGGCGTACATTTCAAACGCCGAGATGGAGCAAACGGTAGTGCATTTGGGCGGTACGTTGGAACAAACGCGCCCATCTCGCCCCAAGCGGGAAACAGTGGTGCAGGAAGAATACGAAACGCCCTATGTGCCAACACCGAATTACCTAAGTCGCCGGGAAATCAGAACCGAAACCCAACCCGCGCCCTCTTACCGAGATTATGGCTACGATGAACAGGCGATGGGCGTTTCCGAACGCTTTGAAAACTACCAGCAAGGCATAGGCAAAAGGCGGCGGGTGGCAGAGCTAAAGGCTGAATATCCCCGGATGGACAGCAATTATGATTACCGAGATGAGGACGAGGAAGTCCGAACGGTAGCCAAGCCGCAGCCGCAACCAGCCCGACAAGTGGATTTATGGGACGAGGAGAAGCCACAGCCTAAAACGGTGGCACAACCGCCCCGCCCCTTGCCAAGAGTTGCGCCGTCACAGCCTACTAACCCTAGAAATTACGAAACTACCCGGCGTACCAGTTCGCAATAA
- a CDS encoding NAD(P)-dependent oxidoreductase — MFLPFRRNRKFRVISISLTNRKNNESRRSIEMTKTQVGFIGLGIMGRGMALNLLKAGFPLTIYARNPQKVQDIVAAGALLVNSSREVAEKSEITITIVPDSPEVLEVILGQNGALEGAQPGSIIIDMSTINPATSRNVAEHCNAKGVHFMDAPVSGGSIGAQTGTLAIMAGGDASVFQRALPIFQAMGRAEAIYHVGVVGSGEVVKIVNNVMGAIITAACGEALAMGVKAGVEVEKIAEIVTNSSGSNWQLANAFPRNVFSGAFKPGFFTELMYKDVGLALQLAEQVGTPATMAQLARGMFESAIAAGYGRDDYTSVVRPVEAAAGVELRAKS, encoded by the coding sequence ATGTTTCTACCGTTTCGCCGAAACCGCAAATTTAGGGTAATATCTATTTCGCTAACGAATAGGAAAAATAACGAATCGAGGAGGTCTATAGAGATGACAAAAACACAGGTTGGCTTCATTGGCTTAGGCATAATGGGGCGCGGTATGGCGCTGAATTTACTAAAAGCCGGCTTCCCGCTTACTATTTATGCCCGAAACCCCCAGAAGGTGCAGGATATAGTAGCGGCAGGGGCGTTACTGGTTAATTCATCCCGCGAAGTTGCAGAGAAGTCGGAAATTACAATCACGATTGTGCCAGATTCCCCGGAAGTGCTGGAAGTGATATTGGGACAAAACGGCGCATTGGAAGGGGCGCAACCCGGCTCAATTATTATAGATATGAGTACCATTAATCCTGCTACCAGCCGCAATGTAGCCGAGCATTGCAACGCCAAAGGGGTTCATTTTATGGATGCGCCTGTCAGCGGCGGTTCAATCGGGGCGCAAACCGGCACGCTGGCTATAATGGCGGGTGGCGATGCGTCAGTATTTCAACGGGCGTTGCCGATTTTTCAGGCAATGGGACGCGCCGAAGCCATTTACCATGTGGGCGTGGTTGGTTCGGGCGAAGTGGTGAAAATAGTCAACAATGTAATGGGCGCAATTATCACGGCGGCATGCGGCGAAGCGTTGGCAATGGGGGTGAAAGCGGGAGTTGAGGTTGAGAAAATCGCCGAGATAGTTACAAACAGCAGCGGCTCAAACTGGCAACTGGCTAACGCTTTCCCGCGCAACGTGTTTAGCGGCGCGTTCAAACCCGGCTTTTTTACCGAGCTAATGTACAAGGATGTGGGGTTGGCGTTGCAACTTGCCGAGCAGGTTGGCACTCCCGCCACAATGGCACAACTGGCGCGTGGCATGTTCGAGAGCGCAATCGCGGCGGGCTATGGTCGGGATGATTACACCTCGGTGGTGCGTCCGGTTGAAGCGGCGGCAGGGGTTGAGCTTCGCGCTAAAAGCTGA
- a CDS encoding histidine phosphatase family protein gives MFLYLVRHGQSVWNAENRHQGWQNVPLSPLGELQAQRIAQRLSNMQFDYRYTSPILRCYDTAATIVKAQGLAPETALEVDENIKEGRISARREGRLNKELFSDWTDEEKRLFREDYSFKFEDGESVKGVIERTLAFFERVAALSEEPLPDEKEEELETRPKPTPKTALVVAHLLNIQILTLYALNSLDAIQRRQDNIDRLAIGNCSLTVIETNLKGKAPFFRVHTVSDASHLAGLKAPEPPIAQG, from the coding sequence ATGTTTTTATATCTGGTTCGGCATGGGCAATCGGTTTGGAATGCGGAAAACCGCCATCAGGGCTGGCAAAATGTGCCGCTCTCCCCGTTAGGTGAATTGCAGGCGCAGCGCATTGCCCAACGCTTGAGCAACATGCAATTCGACTATCGCTATACCAGCCCGATTTTGCGCTGCTATGATACCGCCGCTACTATCGTTAAAGCGCAAGGTCTTGCGCCTGAAACCGCGCTGGAAGTGGACGAGAATATTAAAGAGGGGCGGATAAGTGCGCGGCGTGAGGGTAGGCTTAACAAAGAGCTTTTTAGCGATTGGACGGACGAAGAAAAACGGCTCTTTCGTGAGGACTATTCCTTCAAGTTTGAAGATGGGGAGTCGGTGAAGGGCGTTATCGAACGCACCCTTGCTTTCTTTGAACGGGTTGCCGCTCTCAGCGAAGAGCCTTTGCCCGATGAGAAAGAGGAGGAGCTTGAAACCAGACCTAAACCCACCCCGAAAACCGCGCTAGTAGTGGCGCATCTGCTCAATATCCAGATACTGACGCTTTATGCCTTAAATTCGTTGGATGCAATCCAACGTCGTCAGGACAATATTGACCGTCTAGCCATCGGTAACTGCTCTTTAACTGTAATCGAAACCAACCTGAAAGGTAAAGCGCCTTTCTTCCGGGTGCATACCGTCAGCGATGCTTCGCATCTGGCGGGGCTGAAAGCGCCCGAACCACCTATTGCACAGGGTTAA
- a CDS encoding radical SAM protein, with product MSNSLDFKAHPRSWRDFKLVYPVIARRSKGLSIGVNLNPDRVCNFDCIYCEVNRTDFHPGKGLIPLPPKNLPRPKVELAEISRELLSLLAIVKDGTLWNEPEFATTPENLKRLNDIAFSGDGEPTACPQFSGAVQAVIEARALAGFSSQTVKLVLITNATRFHRPNVREGLRAIVAAQGEIWAKLDAGTPEYFRKIDKTNIDYGRVLENILSVSGELPLNIQTCMMRVNGDAPSLAEIEAYIHRLVYFLENGAKLNTVQLYTVARPPAQAFVTSLSVAELAEIAELIRQRTGLSVEFFGGSVGLTQKG from the coding sequence ATGAGCAATTCACTGGATTTCAAAGCGCATCCGCGTAGTTGGCGCGATTTCAAACTGGTTTATCCTGTAATAGCGCGGCGCAGCAAGGGACTATCCATCGGTGTAAATCTCAATCCCGACCGGGTATGTAACTTCGATTGTATTTATTGCGAAGTAAATCGCACCGATTTTCACCCCGGCAAGGGCTTGATACCGCTGCCTCCCAAAAACCTGCCGCGTCCTAAAGTAGAGCTTGCCGAGATAAGCCGCGAACTACTCTCGCTGTTGGCAATAGTAAAGGACGGCACGCTTTGGAATGAGCCGGAATTTGCTACCACACCGGAAAACCTCAAGCGATTGAATGATATTGCTTTTAGCGGTGATGGCGAGCCAACCGCTTGTCCACAATTTAGTGGGGCGGTTCAGGCGGTTATAGAAGCGCGGGCATTAGCGGGCTTTTCTTCGCAGACGGTAAAACTGGTATTGATAACCAACGCTACCCGCTTCCATCGCCCCAATGTGCGGGAGGGTTTACGCGCAATTGTGGCAGCGCAAGGCGAGATTTGGGCGAAACTCGATGCCGGAACGCCCGAATATTTCCGCAAGATTGATAAGACTAATATTGATTACGGGCGAGTGTTGGAAAATATTCTCAGCGTTTCAGGCGAGTTGCCGCTTAACATCCAAACCTGTATGATGCGGGTAAACGGTGATGCGCCTTCGCTCGCTGAAATTGAGGCGTATATCCACAGGTTGGTTTATTTTCTGGAAAATGGGGCAAAACTTAACACTGTACAGCTATATACGGTAGCGCGTCCCCCCGCGCAAGCTTTTGTTACCAGCTTGAGTGTGGCTGAACTGGCGGAAATAGCCGAGCTTATCCGGCAACGTACCGGGTTGAGCGTGGAATTTTTTGGTGGTAGTGTGGGTTTGACACAGAAAGGTTAG
- a CDS encoding glycerophosphodiester phosphodiesterase: MLDLLRPRTGCLMVAGHRGARGYAPENTMPSFIKAHECGADTIEFDVHLTKDKRCVIIHDEELERTTDGHGLVQDYTWAELSKLDAGSWFDRKSQATLEALAKKEGKFADPNYIPPPIPTQSFAGTRLPLLEETLEWAKAVGIGASIEIKVPFPFYSGTFADNEIIDRTLEIVARYGDEENTQIHSFDHRLMRRVKELNPNISTTISFYGAIMVNPLSLLDDALADGVAIGSIWVTRELVDIYHAHGRTVFAWGGPGEDPYNEEAELGKLVQMGVDYVSGGLPDLLREVAEKYV, encoded by the coding sequence GTGCTAGACCTGTTGCGACCCAGAACGGGTTGCTTAATGGTGGCGGGGCATCGTGGTGCGCGTGGTTATGCGCCCGAAAACACCATGCCCTCCTTTATCAAGGCGCATGAATGTGGCGCGGATACCATCGAATTTGATGTCCATCTCACTAAAGATAAACGTTGCGTCATAATCCATGACGAAGAATTGGAACGTACTACCGATGGGCATGGGCTGGTGCAGGATTATACTTGGGCGGAATTATCCAAACTGGATGCCGGAAGCTGGTTTGACCGCAAGAGTCAAGCCACTTTGGAAGCTCTAGCAAAAAAAGAAGGCAAGTTTGCCGACCCCAACTACATCCCTCCGCCTATTCCGACTCAAAGCTTCGCCGGAACTCGCTTGCCCTTGCTGGAAGAGACGCTAGAATGGGCTAAAGCGGTGGGGATTGGAGCTTCGATTGAAATTAAAGTACCGTTCCCCTTTTATAGCGGTACGTTTGCAGACAACGAGATTATTGATCGCACCCTTGAAATCGTAGCTCGTTACGGCGATGAAGAAAATACCCAAATACACAGCTTTGACCATCGCTTGATGCGTCGGGTCAAAGAGCTTAACCCCAATATCAGCACCACCATCAGCTTTTATGGCGCAATTATGGTAAACCCTCTGAGCTTGCTGGATGATGCGCTGGCAGATGGGGTGGCAATCGGCAGTATCTGGGTCACTCGCGAATTGGTGGATATATACCATGCACATGGGCGCACTGTTTTTGCGTGGGGCGGTCCCGGCGAAGACCCGTATAATGAAGAAGCAGAACTGGGCAAACTGGTACAAATGGGGGTAGATTACGTCAGCGGCGGCTTACCCGACCTGTTGCGGGAGGTAGCTGAAAAATACGTTTGA